The following are encoded in a window of Carettochelys insculpta isolate YL-2023 chromosome 30, ASM3395843v1, whole genome shotgun sequence genomic DNA:
- the CD48 gene encoding CD48 antigen — protein sequence MLEKMAAAVVTFACLLVLSSLPAYELLSSPVNGTVNGTVNLDLKLSHPETYQQIDWWFNISLKILTKKQNQSEIYFNGYFDANKLSYYKNHTLEIRRLQKQDSSTYVVVLEDFNSRKTKERIRLDVYEPVPQPSVHVTIIANKDEWCNVTLTCSVNDNQVTYRWYKNGNYYEGKNDRTLDVQLKSESDTSFNCTISNPVSQETGAIHYRSPCTWQVSEKNSAVSLSLAWEMANSILAFGFLLLMHNLV from the exons ATGCTAGAGAAGATGGCGGCCGCTGTTGTGACCTTTGCCTGTCTGTTGGTGCTCAGCAGCTTACCAG CTTATGAGTTGCTGAGCAGTCCGGTGAATGGGACAGTCAATGGCACGGTGAATCTAGATCTGAAACTGTCACACCCAGAAACATACCAGCAGATTGACTGGTGGTTCAACATCTCTTTAAAGATCCTGACTAAAAAACAGAATCAGTCAGAGATTTACTTCAATGGCTATTTTGATGCTAATAAGCTGAGTTACTATAAGAATCACACTCTGGAAATTCGGCGTCTACAGAAGCAAGACAGCAGCACCTACGTGGTGGTTCTGGAAGACTTCAACAGCAGGAAGACAAAGGAACGTATCCGACTGGATGTGTATG AGCCCGTCCCTCAGCCCAGTGTGCATGTCACTATCATAGCCAACAAAGATGAGTGGTGTAATGTCACCCTGACGTGCTCTGTGAATGACAACCAGGTGACCTACCGCTGGTACAAGAATGGAAACTATTATGAGGGCAAAAATGACCGCACCCTGGATGTTCAGTTAAAATCGGAAAGTGACACGTCTTTCAATTGCACCATCAGCAATCCCGTCAGCCAAGAGACTGGTGCCATTCATTACAGAAGCCCTTGCACGTGGCAGG TTTCAGAGAAAAACTCAGCTGTGTCCTTGTCCCTGGCTTGGGAGATGGCCAATTCCATCCTGGCTTTTGGATTTCTCCTCCTCATGCATAACTTGGTCTAA